The Elusimicrobiota bacterium nucleotide sequence GGGGTCGTCTACCAAGGGCCTATGGCCATCAGACGGCCTCCCGTGGTCCCCCTCCACCCCGTATTGAGGGGTGGAGCCTCCTCTCCGCTACTGGGGCGCAGCGGGCAAACCCGCCGTCACCCCCTCCAATTATTCCCACGATACAATGGTATCCTTACTAACCTTGTTGCACTAGCACCTTGAATGTACCCTCTATCGTCCCCAGGTTAACGGCGCGCCAAATAAGGTAAAATCCTGATTATGAAGCCCCGCCACGAAACGACCAAAGGCGATAACACCCGGAGCAGGATAGTGCTGTCGGCCATCAAGTTGTCGGCGCGGCACGGTTTCGCCGACGCGAGTTTTCAGATGATAGCCGACGACATCGGCCTCAGCCAGTCGGCCGTGATGTACCATTTCCCCGACAAGAATTCCCTTTTCGAGGAAATGGTCAGGACGATAATCGGCCATAACCATGAAGTGGTCAGCAGGCTTATAGACATCAACGACGGCGCCGGGCGAAGGCTGCTGAAGCATTGCCTTGGCAATGTGGTCTGGGCGCTGCGCTCTAGAAAACAGGACGGCCAGATACTGCTGCTGCTCTATTATCTGGCCGGCAGGGGCGGGCGTTTCGCCGAAGTTTTTAACGGTATGATAGCCAAAGGCCGCGAAAGAATACTGGCGCATTTGCTGGCCGGGACCAGGGAAGGGATTTTCAAGCTGAAGGGCGACCCGGCTGCCGTGACGGAAACGATACAGGACGCCCTTTTCGGCGCTATGCTTTACGCGGCTTCCACCCCGGAAGGGACGGTCAGCGCCGAAGAACTGGAAAAGAAATGGGGCGATTTCGTCCGCGCCCTCACCGGCTGGAAGAACGACGACCCGGCCCCCCTGCTCCCCTGGAACAAATTTTAGTCCGTATTCCGCATTTTTCCATCCGCCTTAGCCCGAATCCTGCAGTTCACTAGGGTTTCCATTGGTAAATCGGGTGAACAAAAAAATGCAGGATTCCCCGCGGTAGCGGGTTGCTGACCAAGCGCTATGCGCGCCAGGTCGGCGAGGGCGTATGCCGCGCGAAGCGCACCTTGAGCTCTGCGAAAGGGAAAGTTTCAACTGAAACTTTCAGGCTAGTTAATGTAAAACACTTTCAAATGCAGGATTCGGGTTAATGCGCGCAGATGTCGCAGGAAGAGTTGTCCGCGGGCTCGGCTTCCACCTGAAAGACCGAGTGGCGGATACCGAAACCGGCAGCCACGCCGCAGGTGGCGGCCTTAAGGGCGGCCTGCTGTTTAGCCGGGTCTTTTACCACCAGGTGGGCGCTCAAAGCGTTGAAGCCTGAGGAAAGGCTCCAGGCGTGCAGTTCGTGCACGTCAGAAACCCCGTCTATGGAGCGCAGCTCCCTCTCAAGGACTTTAAGGGAAAGCCCCCTGGGCGCGCCTTCCATAAGTATATGGAAGGCTTCGCGCAGCAGCCGGGTGGAGCTGAAGAGTATCAGTACTATTATAAGCAGGGAAACTATGGTATCGGCGCGGTACCAGCCGGTGAAGTAAATAATGGCGCCGGCGCCTATGGCCGCCACGGAACCGGCGAGGTCGCTCATTACGTGCAGGAAAGCGCCCCGGATATTTATATTTTCCCCGCTATGGGCGTGCAGTATTAAAGCGCAGACGATATTGGCGCACAGTCCCAGCAGCGCCACCGCCAGCATGGGCCCCGCAATAACCGGCACCGGGGAATAAAACCTCTCGTACACCGCGCGCAGCATGTAGCCGGAAAGCAGCCACAGCAACATGACGTTGCCCAGCGCCGCCACTACCTCCGCCCTGCGGTAGCCGTAGGTGCGGGCGGAATCCGGCCTAAGGGAGGCCAGGCGCGAAGCGAAAAAGCTCATGCCGAGCGCGGCCGCGTCCGCAAGCATGTGCATTGAGTCGCTCAGC carries:
- a CDS encoding TetR/AcrR family transcriptional regulator, whose translation is MKPRHETTKGDNTRSRIVLSAIKLSARHGFADASFQMIADDIGLSQSAVMYHFPDKNSLFEEMVRTIIGHNHEVVSRLIDINDGAGRRLLKHCLGNVVWALRSRKQDGQILLLLYYLAGRGGRFAEVFNGMIAKGRERILAHLLAGTREGIFKLKGDPAAVTETIQDALFGAMLYAASTPEGTVSAEELEKKWGDFVRALTGWKNDDPAPLLPWNKF
- a CDS encoding cation diffusion facilitator family transporter, which codes for MGHEHEHDSDHSCQEEHRHRGANSQRKAITAAFFITAGFMLVEAAGGFLTGSMALLSDSMHMLADAAALGMSFFASRLASLRPDSARTYGYRRAEVVAALGNVMLLWLLSGYMLRAVYERFYSPVPVIAGPMLAVALLGLCANIVCALILHAHSGENINIRGAFLHVMSDLAGSVAAIGAGAIIYFTGWYRADTIVSLLIIVLILFSSTRLLREAFHILMEGAPRGLSLKVLERELRSIDGVSDVHELHAWSLSSGFNALSAHLVVKDPAKQQAALKAATCGVAAGFGIRHSVFQVEAEPADNSSCDICAH